In Flavivirga abyssicola, the following are encoded in one genomic region:
- a CDS encoding LacI family DNA-binding transcriptional regulator, with product MKHVTIKDVAKKLNVSISSVSRALNNKPDIKKETRELILKTAEDMGYTPNPIAKHLSERKSYIIGAVVPELMSEYFSQVVIALQDFLSSNGYQLIVMHSDENPELELKNVKTLIRNMVDGLIIAPVVGNMNKSFYLEKQKQDFPIVFMSRVSSSYPASKVIFNNTKWSFFATEHLIRQNYKKIYHLSGYKGMSVTKERVYGFEKALKKHKIPKERYKIIETGLNAEEGMEAIEDLIFNHDLPDAFFCVNDMVALGAIKKLKENGYKVPEDVAFIGFTETLMAELVTPQLSSVKQPTYKMAETAGKLLLEIINDNTTEVKTVVLNGELNIRNSSINPKSNIL from the coding sequence ATGAAACATGTTACCATTAAGGATGTTGCAAAAAAGTTAAATGTTTCTATTTCTTCAGTATCTAGAGCTCTAAATAATAAGCCCGATATAAAAAAGGAAACTCGTGAGTTAATATTAAAAACTGCGGAAGACATGGGTTATACCCCAAACCCAATCGCAAAACATTTGAGTGAAAGGAAATCTTATATTATTGGGGCAGTAGTTCCAGAATTAATGAGTGAATATTTTTCACAGGTTGTTATAGCACTTCAAGATTTTTTATCATCTAATGGCTATCAGTTGATTGTCATGCATTCTGACGAAAATCCAGAGTTGGAATTAAAAAATGTGAAGACCTTAATACGCAATATGGTTGACGGGCTAATTATTGCACCAGTAGTAGGCAACATGAACAAGTCTTTTTATTTAGAAAAACAAAAGCAAGATTTCCCTATAGTTTTTATGAGCCGAGTAAGCAGCTCTTACCCTGCTTCAAAAGTAATCTTCAACAATACAAAATGGAGCTTTTTTGCTACCGAACACCTCATCCGACAGAATTACAAAAAAATTTATCACTTGTCCGGTTACAAAGGGATGAGCGTTACAAAAGAAAGAGTTTACGGCTTTGAAAAGGCGTTAAAAAAACATAAAATTCCTAAAGAAAGGTATAAAATTATTGAAACAGGATTAAATGCTGAGGAAGGTATGGAAGCTATTGAAGATTTAATTTTTAATCATGATTTGCCTGATGCCTTTTTTTGTGTAAACGATATGGTAGCTCTCGGTGCGATAAAAAAATTAAAAGAAAACGGTTATAAGGTTCCAGAGGATGTTGCTTTTATAGGCTTCACCGAAACTCTAATGGCAGAGTTAGTAACGCCACAATTAAGTAGTGTTAAACAACCCACTTATAAAATGGCAGAAACAGCTGGTAAACTCTTGTTGGAAATCATAAATGATAATACCACCGAAGTAAAAACGGTTGTTTTAAATGGTGAACTAAATATTAGAAACTCTTCTATAAATCCAAAAAGCAACATCCTCTAA
- a CDS encoding glycoside hydrolase family 3 C-terminal domain-containing protein — protein sequence MKIFKFILTLVLLPVFSFSQSATQKWLDTSLSHNERIDYLIEAMTLEEKTSQLLDVCPPIERLNIPEYNWWNEALHGVARNGRATVFPQAIAFGATFDEALILKVGTAISDEARAKYNEAIKLNNRSRYAGLTFWSPNVNIFRDARWGRGQETYGEDPFLTSKIGVSFVKGLQGNNPDYMKAAACAKHYAVHSGPEELRHEFNAVVNKKDLFETYLPAFKALVQDANVEGVMGAYNRTLGEVCSGSPYLLQDILRDQWGFKGYIVSDCGAISDFHKFHKVTKTPEESAALALINGTNINCGNVYKVLKKSLEQKLITEELIDLRLKESLLTRFKLGMFDPIGTNPYDNITAEVVNSEKHRALAKEVAEKSIVLLKNKNNLLPLKKDTRTVYVVGPNASSEEVLLGNYYGLTGSSQTILDGIVSKVSAGTSINYKYGVLPFRENLNPIDWATGNAAKADVTIAVMGISGLFEGEEGEALASTFKGDKKDLKLPENQINFIKKMRKKSKKPLVLVLTGGSPIAIPELHDLVDAVVFAWYPGEEGGTALANILFGDISPSGKLPITFPKSVEQLPAYEDYNMKGRTYKYMTEEPLYPFGFGLSYTTFEYKNLTVDKTYNVSVEVTNTGDYDAENVVQLYISSPLAGTQDPIFDLKAFKRVYLKSGETKTIRFELNKATFNQFNEAGKTVLRKGKYTIYVGDALPSQRSIDLGASKPVSTLLKVK from the coding sequence ATGAAAATATTTAAGTTCATATTAACACTCGTTTTATTACCCGTTTTTAGTTTTAGTCAAAGCGCTACGCAAAAATGGCTTGATACCTCTTTAAGCCATAATGAGCGCATAGATTATCTAATAGAAGCGATGACTTTAGAAGAAAAAACATCACAATTGTTAGATGTTTGTCCGCCTATAGAACGCTTAAATATACCAGAATACAATTGGTGGAATGAAGCCTTACATGGTGTTGCCAGAAATGGAAGAGCCACAGTGTTTCCCCAAGCTATTGCTTTTGGAGCAACTTTTGATGAAGCACTTATTCTTAAAGTTGGTACCGCTATTTCAGATGAAGCTAGAGCGAAATATAACGAAGCTATTAAACTTAATAATCGTAGTAGGTATGCTGGCCTAACTTTTTGGTCTCCTAATGTTAATATTTTTAGGGATGCGCGTTGGGGGCGTGGTCAAGAAACCTATGGAGAAGACCCTTTTTTAACCAGTAAAATAGGTGTGAGTTTTGTAAAAGGCTTACAAGGTAACAATCCTGATTATATGAAAGCAGCAGCTTGCGCAAAGCATTATGCGGTACATTCGGGACCAGAGGAGTTGAGACACGAATTTAATGCCGTGGTTAATAAAAAAGACCTTTTTGAAACCTATTTACCAGCGTTTAAAGCTTTGGTACAGGACGCAAATGTTGAGGGGGTAATGGGAGCGTATAACCGTACTTTGGGAGAAGTTTGTAGCGGAAGCCCATATTTATTACAAGATATTTTAAGAGACCAATGGGGTTTTAAAGGCTACATTGTATCTGATTGCGGTGCTATAAGTGATTTCCATAAGTTTCATAAAGTCACAAAAACACCAGAAGAATCGGCAGCTTTAGCGCTAATAAATGGTACAAATATTAACTGCGGAAATGTATATAAAGTTTTAAAAAAATCTTTAGAACAGAAATTAATAACAGAAGAATTAATCGATTTAAGACTAAAGGAAAGTCTTTTAACCCGTTTTAAATTAGGAATGTTTGATCCTATTGGAACCAATCCTTATGACAATATAACAGCCGAGGTTGTAAATTCTGAAAAACACAGAGCTTTAGCAAAAGAAGTGGCAGAAAAGTCTATTGTTCTGCTAAAAAATAAAAATAATTTACTCCCGCTTAAAAAGGACACTAGAACAGTTTATGTCGTGGGGCCTAATGCATCTAGCGAAGAAGTTTTATTAGGTAATTATTACGGTTTAACAGGCAGTTCTCAAACCATTTTAGATGGTATAGTAAGCAAGGTAAGTGCAGGAACTAGTATTAATTATAAATATGGCGTTTTACCGTTTAGAGAAAATTTAAACCCAATTGATTGGGCAACTGGCAATGCCGCAAAAGCCGATGTGACCATTGCTGTTATGGGTATTTCTGGTTTATTTGAAGGTGAAGAAGGAGAAGCTTTAGCATCAACCTTTAAAGGCGATAAGAAAGATTTGAAACTTCCAGAAAATCAAATCAACTTTATTAAGAAGATGCGAAAAAAATCTAAAAAACCACTTGTTTTAGTATTAACAGGAGGAAGCCCTATTGCTATTCCCGAACTTCATGACCTAGTTGATGCTGTTGTTTTTGCATGGTATCCTGGAGAAGAAGGAGGTACAGCTTTAGCCAATATTCTTTTTGGAGATATATCACCATCAGGAAAATTACCTATAACATTCCCAAAATCAGTTGAACAATTGCCGGCCTATGAAGACTATAATATGAAGGGAAGAACGTATAAATATATGACTGAGGAACCACTATACCCTTTTGGTTTTGGGTTATCATACACAACATTTGAATATAAAAACTTGACTGTTGACAAAACGTATAATGTTTCAGTTGAGGTTACTAATACAGGAGATTACGATGCTGAAAATGTGGTACAACTTTATATAAGTTCACCATTAGCAGGAACACAAGATCCTATTTTCGATTTAAAAGCATTTAAAAGAGTGTATTTAAAATCTGGGGAAACTAAAACAATACGTTTTGAATTAAATAAAGCAACCTTCAATCAGTTTAATGAAGCAGGTAAAACGGTTTTAAGAAAAGGGAAATACACCATTTATGTTGGAGATGCATTACCCTCTCAACGAAGCATAGATTTGGGAGCATCAAAACCAGTTTCTACTTTGCTAAAAGTCAAATAG
- a CDS encoding sulfatase-like hydrolase/transferase gives MKLVKGLLIFLACFIYISVQAQDANGKQPNIIIILSDDQGWGDVGFNGGTDIPTPNLNLLAEDGVVFSQGYSTHPYCSPSRAGLVSGRYQQQFGHENNPIDDNENSSLGLPLNELIISELLQKHKYRTCAIGKWHLGNAKKYWPSNRGFDDWYGFTDGGFDYWGNLNGKNEMLGVLRDGVPVPANELSYLTDDFSNEAVKYIDTYSKSKKPFFMYLAYNAPHAPIQATKAYTKKVKHIEDGKRAAYAAMVVGMDAGIGKVIQKLKDTGEYENTIIFFYSDNGGHVHGASSAPFRGHKGMLFEGGIREPFVISWPDKIKGNRTFKQPIIALDIYPTILAAANIKKPKNKKLDGINLLPYLESENKKIEDRPMFWRYSGGKGYAIRSTNYKLIYSYYKKQYLLFDIEKDPYEHNNIAANHPEIVDDLKRQYDAWDANNIVPLWSDPHIKNVIKEEKNRQYYIDKAQKGERSSK, from the coding sequence ATGAAACTTGTGAAGGGACTATTAATTTTTTTAGCTTGTTTTATCTATATATCTGTTCAAGCACAAGATGCGAACGGTAAACAACCTAACATTATCATCATTCTTTCAGATGATCAAGGATGGGGTGATGTTGGTTTTAATGGAGGTACAGATATACCAACACCAAATTTAAACCTTTTGGCCGAAGATGGTGTTGTATTTAGCCAAGGTTATTCAACACATCCATACTGTAGCCCGAGTAGAGCAGGATTGGTGTCAGGTCGCTATCAACAGCAATTTGGTCATGAAAATAATCCAATAGATGATAATGAAAATAGTTCATTGGGTTTACCTTTAAATGAGTTGATCATATCTGAGTTATTGCAAAAACATAAATATAGAACTTGTGCTATAGGAAAGTGGCATCTGGGAAATGCTAAGAAGTATTGGCCTTCAAATAGAGGATTTGATGATTGGTATGGATTTACAGATGGAGGATTTGATTATTGGGGCAATTTAAATGGTAAGAATGAGATGTTAGGAGTATTACGCGATGGCGTTCCTGTTCCAGCTAACGAGTTATCATATCTTACAGACGATTTTTCCAATGAAGCTGTAAAATACATTGATACCTACTCCAAAAGCAAAAAACCTTTCTTTATGTATTTAGCTTATAATGCACCACATGCACCAATACAAGCTACTAAAGCATATACCAAGAAAGTAAAGCATATAGAAGATGGTAAACGTGCTGCATATGCAGCAATGGTGGTTGGAATGGATGCTGGAATTGGAAAAGTAATTCAAAAACTAAAAGATACGGGCGAGTATGAAAATACGATCATCTTTTTTTACAGCGATAACGGTGGCCATGTACATGGCGCAAGTAGTGCGCCATTTAGAGGACATAAGGGCATGTTGTTTGAAGGCGGGATTCGTGAACCGTTTGTAATTTCTTGGCCAGATAAAATAAAGGGAAATAGAACATTTAAACAGCCTATTATTGCCTTGGATATTTACCCTACTATTTTGGCGGCAGCTAATATTAAAAAACCAAAGAATAAAAAATTAGATGGTATAAATTTACTTCCATATTTAGAATCAGAAAATAAGAAAATCGAAGATCGACCGATGTTTTGGCGATATTCAGGAGGTAAGGGCTATGCAATTAGAAGTACAAATTATAAATTGATTTATTCATATTATAAGAAGCAGTATTTACTTTTTGATATTGAAAAAGACCCATATGAGCATAATAATATAGCCGCAAATCATCCAGAAATTGTAGATGACTTAAAAAGGCAGTATGATGCTTGGGATGCAAATAATATAGTGCCCCTATGGTCAGATCCGCATATTAAAAATGTTATAAAAGAAGAGAAAAATAGACAATATTATATAGATAAGGCTCAAAAAGGAGAACGCTCATCAAAATAA